The following coding sequences lie in one Lolium perenne isolate Kyuss_39 chromosome 2, Kyuss_2.0, whole genome shotgun sequence genomic window:
- the LOC139836179 gene encoding amidase 1-like, with translation MDSFIYLGTGVHLLSLISSMKEAERRAPVTPRAACAGPQSNPGRRRHVGEEQREVPELLGRLPSIASARRRGGGGESHLLPAPKFLGYAHAGAGHDQLNLEQADCLRILSSSLDNCTYEIVNASAVKTFSSDVVDNGDLGDFMSNNVPSIGKFIVVSLSASSGVPAMSAISHVMPVLLRSEFKANYAEWINTVKPNLGPGIREWVQEAAASADDPAMEDLHTVRTEFRSALAAP, from the exons ATGGATTCATTCATCTATCTAGGCACTGGTGTTCATCTTTTATCCTTAATTAGCTCAATGAAGGAAGCAGAACGACGTGCACCTGTAACCCCAAGGGCAGCGTGTGCAGGCCCCCAATCTAATCCAGGTAGAAGGCGCCATGTAGGCGAGGAACAGCGCGAGGTTCCCGAGCTCCTTGGCCGTCTACCCTCCATCGCCAGTGCCCGAagaagaggaggcggaggagaGAGCCACCTTCTGCCAGCACCCAAATTCCTAGGATATGCACATGCTGGAGCAGGACATGATCAACTGAATTTGGAACAGGCAGACTGTTTACGGATCCTGAGCTCCTCTCTGGACAATTGCACCTACGAGATCGTCAACGCTTCAGCGGTCAAGACATTCAGCA GTGATGTAGTAGACAATGGAGATCTTGGTGATTTCATGTCCAACAACGTTCCGAGCATCGGCAAGTTCATCGTCGTCAGCTTGTCTGCATCATCTGGTGTGCCGGCTATGTCTGCCATCTCGCACGTCATGCCAGTGCTTCTAAG GTCTGAATTCAAAGCTAACTACGCAGAGTGGATAAATACAGTAAAGCCCAACCTCGGCCCTGGCATCCGGGAATGGGTGCAagaggccgccgcctcggcagATGATCCAGCCATGGAGGATCTTCACACCGTGAGAACCGAATTCAGGTCCGCCCTCGCCGCTCCCTAG
- the LOC127336169 gene encoding F-box/LRR-repeat protein At3g26922 isoform X2 yields the protein MTTSPWLDDIMHACLPSSPVSAAAFLSAAISDDGGGEDRISALSDDLLCNVVSRLPVKDAARTDALSQRWRGLWRGTHLVLDDSHLLPDGRPMDWSAPAAAVSRILASHPGPFRCVRLANNLIDASKEDALAEWLRLLADKGVEDLTLVNRPLSFDVPVQLPPSLFSCGASLRRLYLGVWLFPFTTGLPRSPDVFPHLQELGICHGITEERDLEYVLACSPKLETLALISNYCYPDRVRIGSHSLRCLLLWHSLADEVAVMAAARLQRLIIYCTHPAEAGWKINVKIGYAPELAVLGYLDTATHVLQIGNTIIKAGVTNVSPNAVVPSVKVLALKVRFRVSEEVRTLLTFLRCFPEVETLHVMASDNDTDYYDDPGEVKAGDKINSTFWQGVGPIKCVESHVKKVVFDQFNGGTNQVGFLKLVLGRAVLLQKVIVVLAGPDPIMVSEVKRKLQPLASKRMWATEVLDTTSLEVRGRASGHVWRCVL from the exons ATGACGACGTCCCCCTGGCTCGATGACATCATGCACGCCTGCCTCCCGTCCTCCCCGGtttccgccgccgccttcctctccgccgccatctccgacgacggcggcggcgaggaccGCATCAGCGCCCTCTCCGACGACCTCCTCTGCAACGTCGTCTCCCGCCTGCCCGTCAAGGACGCCGCCCGCACCGACGCGCTCTCCCAGCGCTGGCGCGGCCTCTGGCGCGGCACCCATCTCGTCCTCGACGACAGCCACCTCCTCCCCGACGGCCGCCCCATGGACTGGAGCGCCCCCGCCGCCGCGGTGTCCCGCATCCTCGCCTCCCATCCAGGCCCCTTCCGCTGCGTCCGCCTCGCCAACAACCTCATCGACGCATCCAAGGAGGACGCCCTCGCGGAGTGGCTCCGCCTCCTCGCCGACAAGGGCGTCGAGGACCTCACGCTCGTCAACCGCCCCTTGTCCTTCGACGTGCCCGTGCAGCTACCCCCATCCCTCTTCTCCTGCGGCGCCTCGCTCCGCCGCCTCTACCTCGGTGTCTGGCTTTTCCCCTTCACCACCGGCCTCCCGCGCAGCCCCGACGTCTTCCCCCACCTCCAGGAGCTCGGCATCTGCCACGGCATCACGGAGGAGCGCGACCTGGAGTACGTGCTCGCGTGCAGCCCCAAGCTGGAGACTTTGGCGCTCATCTCCAACTACTGCTACCCCGACCGCGTCCGCATCGGCAGCCACAGCCTCCGCTGCCTGCTGCTCTGGCATTCATTGGCGGACGAGGTCGCCGTCATGGCCGCCGCGCGCTTGCAGCGTCTCATCATCTACTGCACGCACCCCGCCGAGGCCGGATGGAAAATCAACGTCAAGATAGGCTATGCTCCTGAGCTCGCCGTGCTCGGCTACTTGGACACGGCCACCCATGTGCTTCAGATCGGCAACACCATCATCAAG GCTGGGGTGACAAATGTGAGCCCAAATGCAGTGGTTCCAAGCGTCAAGGTGTTAGCTTTGAAGGTGCGTTTCAGAGTCTCTGAGGAAGTGAGAACTTTGCTGACTTTCTTGAGATGCTTCCCTGAAGTAGAGACCTTACACGTTATGGCT TCCGACAATGACACTGACTACTATGATGACCCGGGTGAAGTCAAGGCTGGGGACAAGATCAATTCTACATTCTGGCAGGGTGTCGGTCCGATCAAATGCGTGGAGTCGCATGTCAAGAAGGTGGTGTTCGATCAGTTCAACGGCGGGACAAACCAGGTTGGGTTCCTGAAGCTGGTCCTTGGGAGAGCGGTGTTGCTGCAGAAGGTGATAGTCGTGTTGGCTGGTCCGGATCCTATCATGGTGAGTGAGGTCAAGCGCAAACTGCAGCCGTTGGCTTCCAAGAGAATGTGGGCCACTGAGGTGTTGGACACAACTTCCTTGGAGGTCCGAGGACGTGCAAGTGGTCATGTTTGGAG GTGTGTGTTGTAA
- the LOC127336169 gene encoding uncharacterized protein isoform X1 encodes MTTSPWLDDIMHACLPSSPVSAAAFLSAAISDDGGGEDRISALSDDLLCNVVSRLPVKDAARTDALSQRWRGLWRGTHLVLDDSHLLPDGRPMDWSAPAAAVSRILASHPGPFRCVRLANNLIDASKEDALAEWLRLLADKGVEDLTLVNRPLSFDVPVQLPPSLFSCGASLRRLYLGVWLFPFTTGLPRSPDVFPHLQELGICHGITEERDLEYVLACSPKLETLALISNYCYPDRVRIGSHSLRCLLLWHSLADEVAVMAAARLQRLIIYCTHPAEAGWKINVKIGYAPELAVLGYLDTATHVLQIGNTIIKAGVTNVSPNAVVPSVKVLALKVRFRVSEEVRTLLTFLRCFPEVETLHVMASDNDTDYYDDPGEVKAGDKINSTFWQGVGPIKCVESHVKKVVFDQFNGGTNQVGFLKLVLGRAVLLQKVIVVLAGPDPIMVSEVKRKLQPLASKRMWATEVLDTTSLEVRGRASGHVWRYSRASDLSISDPFLS; translated from the exons ATGACGACGTCCCCCTGGCTCGATGACATCATGCACGCCTGCCTCCCGTCCTCCCCGGtttccgccgccgccttcctctccgccgccatctccgacgacggcggcggcgaggaccGCATCAGCGCCCTCTCCGACGACCTCCTCTGCAACGTCGTCTCCCGCCTGCCCGTCAAGGACGCCGCCCGCACCGACGCGCTCTCCCAGCGCTGGCGCGGCCTCTGGCGCGGCACCCATCTCGTCCTCGACGACAGCCACCTCCTCCCCGACGGCCGCCCCATGGACTGGAGCGCCCCCGCCGCCGCGGTGTCCCGCATCCTCGCCTCCCATCCAGGCCCCTTCCGCTGCGTCCGCCTCGCCAACAACCTCATCGACGCATCCAAGGAGGACGCCCTCGCGGAGTGGCTCCGCCTCCTCGCCGACAAGGGCGTCGAGGACCTCACGCTCGTCAACCGCCCCTTGTCCTTCGACGTGCCCGTGCAGCTACCCCCATCCCTCTTCTCCTGCGGCGCCTCGCTCCGCCGCCTCTACCTCGGTGTCTGGCTTTTCCCCTTCACCACCGGCCTCCCGCGCAGCCCCGACGTCTTCCCCCACCTCCAGGAGCTCGGCATCTGCCACGGCATCACGGAGGAGCGCGACCTGGAGTACGTGCTCGCGTGCAGCCCCAAGCTGGAGACTTTGGCGCTCATCTCCAACTACTGCTACCCCGACCGCGTCCGCATCGGCAGCCACAGCCTCCGCTGCCTGCTGCTCTGGCATTCATTGGCGGACGAGGTCGCCGTCATGGCCGCCGCGCGCTTGCAGCGTCTCATCATCTACTGCACGCACCCCGCCGAGGCCGGATGGAAAATCAACGTCAAGATAGGCTATGCTCCTGAGCTCGCCGTGCTCGGCTACTTGGACACGGCCACCCATGTGCTTCAGATCGGCAACACCATCATCAAG GCTGGGGTGACAAATGTGAGCCCAAATGCAGTGGTTCCAAGCGTCAAGGTGTTAGCTTTGAAGGTGCGTTTCAGAGTCTCTGAGGAAGTGAGAACTTTGCTGACTTTCTTGAGATGCTTCCCTGAAGTAGAGACCTTACACGTTATGGCT TCCGACAATGACACTGACTACTATGATGACCCGGGTGAAGTCAAGGCTGGGGACAAGATCAATTCTACATTCTGGCAGGGTGTCGGTCCGATCAAATGCGTGGAGTCGCATGTCAAGAAGGTGGTGTTCGATCAGTTCAACGGCGGGACAAACCAGGTTGGGTTCCTGAAGCTGGTCCTTGGGAGAGCGGTGTTGCTGCAGAAGGTGATAGTCGTGTTGGCTGGTCCGGATCCTATCATGGTGAGTGAGGTCAAGCGCAAACTGCAGCCGTTGGCTTCCAAGAGAATGTGGGCCACTGAGGTGTTGGACACAACTTCCTTGGAGGTCCGAGGACGTGCAAGTGGTCATGTTTGGAGGTACAGCAGAGCATCTGATCTTTCTATCAGCGACCCATTCCTCTCTTAA